The window AGATAAAATAATTGATAGATGCTCAGAACTGGGTATTATGATGGTTGCCGACAGCCAATCGTCATCACAGGTCGGAGATATATCCAGGTTTAGAAATATGGCTCTGGTAACCCCTACAGAAAGGGAGGCGCGGTTTGCTGTCCATGATTTTGAATCAGGTCTTGTTGTGCTTGCCGAAAAGCTCAGACAGAAAGCACAGACAAGGAATATAGTGATAACACTGGGGGAAGAAGGGGTTCTTATTCATGCTGAAACAAACAAAAAAAACAAGTGGCTTACCGACCGCCTTTCCGCATTTAATACTGCTCCCAGGGACGTATCAGGAGCTGGCGACTCATTTCTGACATGCGCCTCAATGGCTATGGCTGCCGGAGCTGATATTTGGCAAAGTTCATATCTGGGGTCTCTCGCCGCTGCATGCCAGGTAGGCCGGCTTGGTAATATCCCTCTTGCTCCGGAAGAACTAAAAATGGAGCTTGGCGGTTGAGGGCTTTACTGCTTGCTGCGGGTTTAGGAACAAGACTTCGCCCTCTTACAGATACAATACCCAAATGCCTCGTACCAATCAATGGTAAGCCGCTTCTTTATTATTGGCTTGCAATACTCAATGATGCTAAGGTTAAGCCGATACTTGTCAACCTCCACTATTTTGCTGATAAAGTTGCTGATTATATAAAGGCGAGTGAGTTTAATAGCATAGTTCAAGCAGTTTATGAAGAGGAATTGCTCGGTACTGCCGGGACTCTTCTTAAAAATAAAGATTTTTTTGAAGAAGAAACACTGATGCTTGTTCATGCTGACAATATTTCCAAATTTAATGTGAGCGATTTCATAGAGCATCACAAAAATCGTCCTGCTGATTGTGAGATAACTATGATGACTTTTTCTGCTTCAACTCCTGAAACTTGCGGGATTGTTGAATTAGACGAACAGGGAGTAGTAAAGGCTTTCTATGAAAAAGCATTAAATCCCCCGGGTAACTTGGCTAATGGTGCGGTTTACATTCTTGAACCGTCAATTTTTAGATTTCTTGAGGGTTTGGGAAAAGAAATAATTGATTTTAGTACAGAAGTATTGCCTCATTTTATCGGTAGAATATATACATTTCATAATGATTTATATCACAGAGATATTGGGACCATAGAGAGTTATGAACAGGCGTTAAAGGATTTAAAGTGAGCGAATATTTATTATCATCCAATAAGCATCTGACAGAAGTTTTTTTATATTTTAAGAAATATTTAAGTAAAGCCGGCGTGGACCGCGCTGTTTTTTACGGAATTTTGGCAAGGGGGTGGGGCATTTGCGCAGGGCCCATAACGGCGCTTTTAATTGCGACCAAATTTACTCCTAATGTGCAGGGCTATTATTACACCTTTGCAAATTTACTTGCATTACAGGTTTTTGTTGAATTAGGGTTGGGAACTGTAATTGTACAGTTTGCAAGTCATGAGTGGTCCAAATTGAGCCTTGATAAAAACGGTTTAATTACGGGGGACGATAAGGCCCTTTCAAAATTGATTAGTTTGGCAAGGGTTTCAATAAGATGGTATTTTGCGGGAGGTATAGTATTAATATTAGGGTTAGGTATTGGAGGAACCATTTTCTTTTCCGGTTCTAATGTGAATGCTTTAAATATTAACTGGTTATTCCCATGGTTAATGTTATGTTTACTGACAGGCTTGATACTGTTGTTAGTGCCAATATGGTCCTTACTTGAAGGGTGCAATCAGGTTAATAATTTATATGCATTCAGATTATGGCAGGGGTTATGTACATCTCTATCGCTTTGGGCGGCAATGTTAGCAGGCGCGGAATTATGGACCGTAGCTGTTTCAAGCATTACGACCATTATTTGCGCCTTAATATTTCTAAAGAAAAGATATTGGAAATTTTTAAAGACATTACTGTTTTCAATACCGCAAAGAGACCATATTTCGTGGTATGAAAATATATTACCGATGCAGTGGAGAATAGCTGTTTCATGGATTAGCGGGTATTTTGTATTTTCTTTTTTTACGCCTGTTCTTTTTAAGTACCATGGACCTGTTGCGGCAGGTCAATTTGGAATGACTTGGAGTGTAATCGGAGTTATTGGAGCGTTGTCAAACTCATGGCTTGCGCCGAGAGTGCCGCAATTCGGAATTTTAATATCTCAAAGAAAATATAAGGAGCTTAATTATCTTTTCTGGAAGATAACCAAAGTTGTAACTATTGTAGGTATATGCGCAGGCATTGCAATCTGGCTTGTTATATACGCATTAAACCGGTTAAATCACCCATTGTCTTTGAGATTGGCAGCTCCTTTGCCGGCAGGACTGCTTATTTTAGCTCAACTGATAGTCACATTTTCGCTTCCTTTTGCAGCCTATATGCGTGCCCACAAAGAGGAACCATTGATGGGATTGTCTGTTATATCAGGAAGTTTAATCGGTCTGTCAACATTTATTTTGGGCAAATATTATGGCATTAAAGGAATGGCAATAGGATATTTAACGGTCAATGCGATTATTATCCCCTTGGTTATAGTGACATGGTATCGCTGCAGAAAGGAATGGCATATATAATTTGTGATAATAAACAGTAGTGGTGAGTATTTAAATGGATAAGTGATAGCTTGTCAAGGAAATTAAGAAAATGAAATCGCCAAAACTTACAATCAGCCTGCCTAATTATAATCATGCCTGTTTTCTAAGTGAAGCTATTGAATCAATACTGACCCAACCGTATAAAGAATTTGAATTAATTATAGTTGATGATGGCTCAACAGACAATAGTGTTGAAATAATAGAGCAGTTTGCAAGAGGAGATTCCAGAATAATCTTCTTAAAGAATAAAAAAAATATGGGAGTTGAATTTTCCTTGAAACGCATCTTACAGCACACTACAGGTGAATATATTCATTTTTTTTCAGCGGATGATAGGATATTCCCTATGTTCTATGAAAATACGATGAATTTGCTGGCGCGGTATCCAGATGCAGGGCTTTGCTGCTCAGATTTTGCAACTTTAGATGGGATTACAGGAACCATATCTGAGAAATGTTTTAATATAGTTGATGCTCCATGCTGCTTTTCGCCGAGTGAAATTATTTGTTTATTAAAAAAAACACATTTTTGGATATCAGGTTTCCATTCAATCGTAAAACGGACTGCTTTAACTGAAGCTGGCGGCTTTAAGCCGGGATTGAAGTGGCACTGTGATTGGTTTTCTCTGCATGTTATTGCATTCAGACATGGCATTTGTTATATCCCGGAAGCAATGGCTGCTTTAAGAGTGTTGCCAAACTCATATTCATCAGCAGGCACAAAAAGATTCTCAGAACAGCGTGAGGTTTTAAGGAATATGCTTGATTATCTGAAGTCACTGGAGTATAAAGATGTTCTGCTAATGTTTCAGAAAAGCAATATTTTATCTATTTTTGGTAAAAATATGCTTCGCTTAATGCTGGCTAATCCAAAATATGTGGATTTTTTATCACCCCGCCTTATATGGAGTATTTTTGCACTTGAATGCCGCAAGATAGTATCTCCCTATGCACCGGAAGGATTGAAAGTTGTTTATAGAGATATTCATAAAATGATAGCGAAAAAATATTTTATTAGAAAGTATGGTTCAACAAAGTTAACTAAACAAGGTAAATTTATTTGAATATAAATGATGTTACTTCAACTATGCACTGCCGTGTTTGTGATTTAATAAACTTAGAGCTTGCCGTAGACCTTGGTATCCAGCCCTGGGCAAATCACTTTCTAAAAAAAGAAGAAGTTGGAAAGGAGCCGTTCTATCCGCTTCGGGTCCTCTATTGCCATGACTGCTTAACGGCACAGCTTGACTACACAGTAAAAAAAGAGGTTATGTTTGGAAACCATACATATCTTTCCGGTATTACCAAGTCGTTGAGCGAACACTTTAAAAATGTGGCTGAGGATGTGGATTCAAGGTTCTTTAAAAATACAAATAATAAATCAGTTCTTGATATTGGCTCAAATGACGGGACGCAATTAAAGCATTTTAAAGCTTTAGGATATAATGTTTTGGGAGTTGAATCTTCTAAAACTACTGCAAAGATTGCTAATGAAGCAGGAGTTGAAACATTGAATGAGTTTTTTAATCTTGATACGGCAAGAAAAATAAACCGCAAATTTCATTTAATAAACGCGGCTGGTGTTTTTTTTCATCTTGAAGAACTTCATTCTGTCGCTGAAGGCATTAGAGAGGCATTGAGAGATGATGGAGTTTTTGTTGTGCAGTTTCTCTACATGAAGCGGATTATAGAAAATCTGGCATTTGACCAGATTTATCATGAGCATCTGCTTTATTATAACTTACAGACAATAGAGGTCTTGTTAAATCGTCATGGGCTTTC of the Nitrospirota bacterium genome contains:
- a CDS encoding nucleotidyltransferase family protein, whose amino-acid sequence is MRALLLAAGLGTRLRPLTDTIPKCLVPINGKPLLYYWLAILNDAKVKPILVNLHYFADKVADYIKASEFNSIVQAVYEEELLGTAGTLLKNKDFFEEETLMLVHADNISKFNVSDFIEHHKNRPADCEITMMTFSASTPETCGIVELDEQGVVKAFYEKALNPPGNLANGAVYILEPSIFRFLEGLGKEIIDFSTEVLPHFIGRIYTFHNDLYHRDIGTIESYEQALKDLK
- a CDS encoding class I SAM-dependent methyltransferase, producing MHCRVCDLINLELAVDLGIQPWANHFLKKEEVGKEPFYPLRVLYCHDCLTAQLDYTVKKEVMFGNHTYLSGITKSLSEHFKNVAEDVDSRFFKNTNNKSVLDIGSNDGTQLKHFKALGYNVLGVESSKTTAKIANEAGVETLNEFFNLDTARKINRKFHLINAAGVFFHLEELHSVAEGIREALRDDGVFVVQFLYMKRIIENLAFDQIYHEHLLYYNLQTIEVLLNRHGLSMFDAYLSPIHGGSIIGFVRHKGKNPPSERLQQMRQAEVAAGSNKFSAYLEFAENIKRMREENITYLDRVKKENKKIFGMGAPVKGNTLLNYFGVGTTYIDYLVEKNELRRGLYSPGMHIPIVIEKELAEHPDIYYVLAWNFKKEILANNKHLIDKGVEFYFPVNPKEI
- a CDS encoding glycosyltransferase, whose amino-acid sequence is MKSPKLTISLPNYNHACFLSEAIESILTQPYKEFELIIVDDGSTDNSVEIIEQFARGDSRIIFLKNKKNMGVEFSLKRILQHTTGEYIHFFSADDRIFPMFYENTMNLLARYPDAGLCCSDFATLDGITGTISEKCFNIVDAPCCFSPSEIICLLKKTHFWISGFHSIVKRTALTEAGGFKPGLKWHCDWFSLHVIAFRHGICYIPEAMAALRVLPNSYSSAGTKRFSEQREVLRNMLDYLKSLEYKDVLLMFQKSNILSIFGKNMLRLMLANPKYVDFLSPRLIWSIFALECRKIVSPYAPEGLKVVYRDIHKMIAKKYFIRKYGSTKLTKQGKFI